One Chitinophaga sp. H8 DNA window includes the following coding sequences:
- a CDS encoding RagB/SusD family nutrient uptake outer membrane protein: MKKYKYIITLSIVAGGLLLDSCSKSFLERDPIGILTPELMATRDGVNGLLVAAYGALDGQQQDVAALGGGGPWEAAPTNWIYGSVAAGDAHKGSDAVDQPPISLIATGKLDPSNGFFNTKWKALYDGVARTNAVLSVLKNVKELSDAEKKDIEGQARFLRGHYYFELKKMFDKIPWIDETTTDPKAVNTTDVWPNITADFKFAMDNLPPTQTEVGRANKWAAAAYLAKAYLYQKKFGEAIPIYTDVITSGVTSNGLKYGLTDRFEDNFDPVTKNNKESVFAIQMTANNGTNQISSSNQGEMLNFPYNSPFGCCGFYQPTQELVNSYRTDAAGLPMMDVYNLPANAVKSDLGVSPAAAFTPDAGNLDPRLDWTVGRRGIPYLDWGNHPGAAWVRLQSYGGPYAPKKNVYWQYNQDKYKDANSWAPGSAINVVLIRFSDVLLQAAEAEANNGSLAKAEGYVKLVRERAGKPQTAVYTYVNPSAPMGGFTNTPAAKYNVAPYPAGTFAAKGKDFALKAIYFERKLELAMEGQRYFDLVRWGIADQVINAFFAYESKLTSDLGGASFKKGRNEYYPIPQRQIDLSLKGGTPTLEQNQGY, encoded by the coding sequence ATGAAAAAGTATAAATATATCATTACGCTTTCCATAGTAGCCGGGGGCTTACTATTGGACTCCTGTAGTAAAAGTTTTTTAGAGAGAGATCCCATCGGTATTTTAACGCCGGAGCTAATGGCTACACGCGATGGGGTAAATGGATTGCTGGTAGCTGCTTATGGGGCGCTGGATGGACAACAGCAGGATGTAGCTGCACTGGGTGGTGGTGGCCCATGGGAAGCTGCTCCTACTAACTGGATCTATGGTAGTGTTGCTGCAGGAGATGCCCACAAGGGTAGTGATGCGGTGGATCAGCCGCCAATCAGCCTGATCGCTACCGGTAAGCTGGATCCAAGCAATGGTTTCTTTAATACCAAATGGAAAGCACTGTACGATGGGGTAGCACGTACAAATGCTGTATTAAGTGTGCTGAAAAATGTGAAGGAACTGTCTGACGCAGAAAAGAAAGACATAGAAGGACAGGCACGTTTTCTGAGAGGGCATTATTATTTTGAACTGAAGAAAATGTTCGACAAAATACCCTGGATAGATGAAACTACCACCGACCCTAAAGCGGTCAATACAACAGATGTATGGCCCAATATAACAGCCGATTTTAAGTTTGCGATGGACAATCTGCCTCCTACACAAACCGAAGTGGGCCGGGCCAATAAATGGGCTGCTGCAGCCTACCTGGCTAAAGCCTACCTCTATCAGAAAAAGTTTGGGGAAGCTATTCCTATTTACACTGATGTGATCACCAGCGGGGTTACTTCCAATGGATTAAAATATGGCCTGACAGATCGTTTTGAAGATAATTTTGACCCGGTTACCAAAAACAATAAAGAATCTGTGTTTGCGATCCAGATGACAGCCAATAATGGTACCAACCAGATCTCCAGTTCTAATCAGGGTGAAATGCTGAACTTCCCCTATAACAGTCCTTTCGGGTGCTGCGGATTCTATCAGCCTACCCAGGAACTGGTGAACTCTTATCGTACAGATGCTGCCGGATTACCTATGATGGATGTGTATAATTTACCTGCTAATGCAGTAAAGAGTGATCTAGGTGTAAGCCCTGCTGCTGCCTTTACCCCAGATGCCGGTAATCTGGATCCCCGGTTGGACTGGACCGTAGGCCGCCGTGGTATTCCCTACCTGGACTGGGGTAACCATCCCGGTGCTGCATGGGTAAGGCTGCAGTCTTATGGCGGCCCTTATGCACCCAAGAAAAATGTATACTGGCAGTACAACCAGGATAAATACAAAGATGCCAACTCCTGGGCGCCGGGTTCTGCTATCAATGTGGTACTGATCCGCTTTTCCGATGTATTGTTGCAGGCTGCCGAAGCAGAAGCCAATAATGGTAGCCTGGCCAAAGCCGAAGGCTATGTGAAGCTGGTACGCGAAAGAGCCGGAAAACCACAAACAGCGGTATATACTTACGTAAATCCGTCTGCGCCAATGGGTGGATTTACCAACACACCTGCTGCAAAATATAATGTAGCGCCTTACCCTGCCGGTACGTTTGCTGCCAAAGGAAAAGACTTTGCATTAAAAGCCATTTACTTTGAACGTAAATTGGAACTGGCTATGGAAGGCCAACGCTATTTCGACCTGGTACGCTGGGGAATAGCAGATCAGGTAATCAATGCATTCTTTGCCTATGAATCCAAGCTCACCTCCGACCTCGGCGGGGCCAGCTTCAAAAAAGGCAGGAATGAATATTATCCTATTCCGCAACGCCAGATTGATTTGAGCCTGAAAGGCGGAACACCCACCCTGGAACAAAATCAGGGTTATTAA
- a CDS encoding response regulator transcription factor, which yields MQIKLAITDDHLMVINGLKTMLAPYPHISVVYDTTCAGNLLQALSQVQPDVLLLDIQMPDMDGMELCKQVRKSYPAIRIIALTNFMESHYIKQMLRNGAMGYLLKNTDQATLLTAIEKVYAGEQYLDATLQRNMLTEMITGQKRTAYDIPLTRREKEILKLIAEEHSNQEIADMLYISLRTVETHRLNLTQKLAVKNTAGLVKEAIKRGLAD from the coding sequence ATGCAAATTAAACTGGCAATAACAGATGATCACCTGATGGTGATTAATGGTTTAAAAACCATGCTGGCGCCTTACCCCCACATTTCAGTAGTGTATGATACTACTTGTGCAGGCAATCTTTTGCAGGCATTATCCCAGGTACAACCCGATGTGCTCCTGCTGGATATCCAGATGCCGGATATGGATGGTATGGAACTGTGCAAGCAGGTAAGAAAATCCTACCCTGCCATACGCATCATCGCACTTACCAATTTCATGGAATCACATTACATCAAACAAATGCTGCGCAACGGAGCGATGGGCTACCTCCTTAAAAATACAGACCAGGCCACCCTGCTGACCGCTATCGAAAAAGTATATGCCGGCGAACAATACCTGGATGCCACGCTGCAACGCAACATGCTGACGGAAATGATCACAGGACAAAAACGTACGGCATATGATATCCCGCTTACCAGACGGGAAAAGGAAATCCTGAAACTGATTGCGGAAGAACATTCCAACCAGGAAATTGCGGATATGCTTTATATCAGCCTCCGCACGGTAGAAACACACCGGCTGAACCTTACCCAGAAACTGGCGGTGAAAAATACCGCCGGGTTGGTAAAAGAAGCAATTAAAAGAGGGCTGGCAGATTAA
- a CDS encoding TatD family hydrolase gives MCCSHQLKEKDLLPISYSPNYLEKIKGMRFFDPHVHMTSRTTDDYQAMADAGVVAIIEPAFWLGQPRTGVDTFRDYFNSLIGWERFRSSQFGIKHYCTIGLNSKEANNEKLAEAVMEILPLFLYKEGVVGVGEIGFDDQTPAEEKYYRAQLELAKEANLPVQVHTPHRDKKKGTQRSMDIALEHGLEPGMVIIDHNNEETVKEVLDRGFWAAFTIYPFTKMGNERMVEVVKQYGSERIMINSAADWGISDPLAVPKTAALMHESGIDLNSIHLVTYANAIKAFAQSGQINEADFEATQTVDQSLKYNGSTVLRGGQQPRTDKNNTIIR, from the coding sequence ATGTGTTGCAGCCATCAGTTAAAAGAAAAAGATTTATTACCTATATCATATAGCCCCAACTACCTGGAAAAAATAAAAGGCATGCGTTTTTTTGACCCGCATGTACATATGACTTCCCGTACTACAGATGATTATCAGGCCATGGCGGATGCCGGTGTGGTAGCAATTATAGAGCCTGCTTTCTGGCTCGGACAGCCACGTACCGGTGTGGATACCTTCCGGGATTATTTTAACAGCCTGATAGGATGGGAACGGTTCCGCTCTTCCCAGTTTGGAATCAAACATTATTGCACCATCGGCCTCAACTCCAAAGAGGCAAATAATGAAAAGCTGGCGGAAGCAGTGATGGAAATCCTGCCCCTGTTCCTGTATAAAGAAGGAGTAGTAGGGGTGGGCGAAATAGGCTTTGATGATCAGACACCGGCAGAAGAAAAGTATTATCGTGCACAACTGGAACTGGCCAAGGAAGCCAATTTACCGGTACAGGTACATACCCCTCACCGGGATAAGAAAAAAGGTACACAACGCAGTATGGATATTGCACTGGAACATGGACTGGAACCAGGCATGGTGATCATTGACCATAATAATGAAGAAACCGTAAAAGAAGTGCTGGACCGCGGATTCTGGGCGGCATTTACCATCTATCCTTTTACCAAAATGGGGAATGAAAGGATGGTAGAAGTGGTAAAACAATATGGTAGTGAGCGTATTATGATCAACTCAGCTGCCGACTGGGGGATCAGCGATCCGCTGGCAGTACCCAAAACAGCAGCCCTCATGCACGAAAGTGGTATTGACTTGAATAGTATTCATTTGGTAACTTACGCCAATGCAATAAAAGCTTTTGCACAAAGTGGTCAGATCAATGAAGCTGATTTTGAAGCAACACAAACAGTGGACCAAAGTTTAAAATACAATGGCAGCACCGTTTTGCGTGGAGGACAGCAGCCACGCACAGATAAAAACAATACCATCATCCGTTAA
- a CDS encoding FG-GAP repeat domain-containing protein: MFSATLYLNSYIRPVLLAMVCSIILAGGCQTNPQTEAAKQTAKGKQLSEKYCASCHLYPDPTLLDKTTWLKHVLPAMAPKLGIQVWGEDQYYPSQSKRHPSIISYPEWMDLVAFYKAMAPEALQPVKAPETPRDDWAVFEIIKPAGQDTGTIATTTMVAIDTFRGRIFSGDAGKRLLYEWDKNGKTSNSWSFPSAPVDLQLTDSGKNAWVTCIGFMQAVDEPKGLLLNLHLEQPKATPKVQAAFLKRPVQALEADLNNDGLTDWVVCSFGHYKGGLYYMQQTPDHKYEQHVIREVPGAIHAVTGDFNHDGWIDVMALFAYDDEGIWLFLNDHQGGFKASNLLRFPPVYGSTSFQLVDFNQDGQPDILYTCGDNADYSKILKPYHGVYVFINQGDFKYKAAWHYPVNGCTKAMAADFNGDGKLDIAAIAFFADLKDHPSEKFLYFQQDSMLHFIPYAIPIQKEGRWICMDVNDFDHDGDPDIVLGNYSLGFINQDNLEKDWNYAQPLLILENKRNKGR; encoded by the coding sequence ATGTTTTCAGCTACTTTGTACTTAAACAGCTATATACGTCCTGTACTACTGGCGATGGTATGCAGTATTATTTTAGCAGGTGGTTGTCAGACCAATCCGCAAACGGAAGCGGCAAAACAAACGGCAAAAGGGAAACAACTTTCTGAAAAATATTGTGCCAGCTGCCATCTTTATCCCGACCCGACACTGCTGGATAAAACAACCTGGCTAAAGCATGTGCTGCCTGCTATGGCACCCAAGCTGGGAATACAGGTATGGGGGGAGGACCAGTACTATCCCTCCCAGAGTAAACGCCACCCCTCTATCATCTCCTATCCGGAATGGATGGACCTGGTGGCATTTTACAAGGCAATGGCACCGGAAGCATTACAGCCCGTAAAAGCCCCTGAAACACCCCGGGACGACTGGGCCGTTTTTGAAATAATAAAGCCCGCAGGACAAGACACCGGTACCATCGCTACTACCACCATGGTAGCAATAGACACTTTTCGTGGCCGGATCTTTTCCGGAGATGCAGGCAAACGGTTATTATACGAGTGGGATAAAAACGGTAAAACAAGCAACAGCTGGTCTTTTCCCTCCGCACCGGTAGACCTGCAGCTGACAGACAGTGGCAAAAATGCCTGGGTTACCTGCATCGGTTTTATGCAGGCAGTGGATGAACCTAAAGGATTATTACTAAACCTCCACCTGGAACAACCCAAAGCAACGCCAAAAGTACAGGCTGCTTTCCTGAAAAGGCCGGTACAGGCGCTGGAAGCAGATCTTAATAATGATGGACTCACTGATTGGGTCGTATGCAGTTTTGGGCATTATAAAGGGGGATTGTACTATATGCAGCAAACCCCTGATCATAAGTACGAACAGCATGTGATCAGGGAAGTACCTGGCGCTATTCATGCGGTAACGGGTGATTTTAACCATGATGGATGGATAGATGTAATGGCCCTCTTTGCTTATGATGATGAAGGGATCTGGCTTTTTCTGAATGACCATCAGGGAGGTTTTAAAGCAAGCAACCTTTTACGTTTTCCTCCCGTATATGGATCTACCAGCTTTCAACTTGTTGATTTTAACCAGGATGGGCAACCGGATATCCTTTATACCTGCGGAGATAATGCAGATTATTCCAAGATACTGAAACCTTATCACGGGGTATATGTATTTATCAATCAGGGTGATTTTAAGTATAAAGCAGCCTGGCACTATCCCGTAAATGGATGCACGAAGGCAATGGCCGCAGATTTTAATGGAGATGGGAAACTGGATATTGCTGCCATCGCTTTTTTTGCGGATCTGAAAGACCATCCCTCAGAAAAGTTCCTTTATTTCCAACAGGATAGTATGCTGCACTTTATACCGTATGCTATTCCCATACAAAAAGAAGGTCGGTGGATCTGTATGGATGTCAATGATTTTGACCACGATGGAGACCCGGATATTGTACTGGGTAACTACTCCCTGGGGTTTATAAATCAGGATAACTTGGAAAAAGACTGGAATTATGCGCAGCCCTTGCTGATACTGGAAAATAAACGGAATAAAGGGCGGTAA
- the eboC gene encoding UbiA-like protein EboC (EboC, a homolog the polyprenyltransferase UbiA, belongs to system of proteins involved in the trafficking of precursor metabolites to an extracytoplasmic compartment so that the biosynthesis of certain natural products, such as scytonemin, can be completed.): protein MSYITSKLIGYLRLMRPANIITAIADILAGVAISGFLTEVYIDSLDILPIACLCLATMGLYGGGVVFNDVMDADLDKEERPERPIPSGVISRTQAIVLGGYLLVVGILAAFTVGRISGWLAVGITITALVYDKWGKHHAFLGPFNMGLCRGLNLLLGISIVVPALMDYWWMAFIPIIYIAAVTNISRDEVHGGSVKRLRITAVCYAGVYITMGVLAFLQHHIWIALPFIVLFAFMINRPLLRAMKDPSGPNIGKAVKGGIIALIAMNAAWAAAFASLPYALLVLLLLPISILISRMFAVT from the coding sequence GTGAGTTACATAACCAGTAAACTGATAGGATATTTACGCCTGATGAGGCCTGCCAATATTATTACTGCTATTGCAGATATATTGGCAGGAGTGGCTATTTCAGGCTTTTTGACGGAAGTATATATAGATAGTCTGGATATACTGCCGATCGCATGTTTATGCCTGGCTACCATGGGATTATATGGGGGAGGAGTGGTGTTTAATGACGTGATGGATGCAGACCTGGATAAAGAGGAACGGCCGGAAAGACCTATCCCCAGCGGTGTAATATCCAGAACACAGGCCATTGTGCTGGGAGGCTACCTGCTGGTAGTAGGCATCCTGGCGGCTTTTACAGTAGGCCGTATCTCCGGCTGGCTGGCGGTGGGTATTACGATCACTGCACTGGTATACGATAAATGGGGGAAACACCACGCCTTTTTAGGGCCGTTTAATATGGGCCTTTGCCGGGGATTAAACCTGCTCCTGGGGATCAGTATTGTTGTTCCTGCACTGATGGATTACTGGTGGATGGCTTTTATTCCCATTATCTATATTGCTGCGGTTACCAATATCAGCCGGGATGAAGTGCACGGTGGAAGTGTTAAACGACTGCGTATCACCGCTGTTTGTTATGCGGGAGTATATATTACCATGGGCGTACTGGCCTTTTTACAGCACCATATCTGGATCGCGCTGCCCTTTATCGTCCTGTTTGCTTTTATGATTAACCGCCCCCTGCTGAGGGCCATGAAAGACCCCAGTGGGCCTAATATCGGTAAAGCAGTAAAAGGTGGGATAATTGCCCTGATCGCCATGAATGCTGCCTGGGCTGCAGCTTTTGCCAGCCTGCCTTATGCATTGCTGGTATTACTTTTACTACCGATCTCCATACTGATCTCCAGAATGTTTGCCGTAACGTGA
- a CDS encoding EboA domain-containing protein has translation MGYAYDYGSVSALLYAIIKENSTSKANDWITQRLQVTQETGALQQFNLTFTAIPRFTGKNIIRVTEEELAILEAAIPGFTVYGWTLDALTRAWWLLQLPVTSQQAYEQAIEGLFNAAEMNELVALYNALPLLAWPEMWQLRTAEGIRSNIGIVLSAIMLHNPYPAKYLEEPAWNQLIMKAFFTDKPVQFIIGLDARANVTLANILFDFAHERQAAGRPVNPMQWRLIAPFINADNFPDIERLWHSENNIEKEAAALVCAKSNYPPAQALLQQATVLRDEIAAGKLSWDTIAGRMAAAVPVS, from the coding sequence ATGGGATATGCATATGATTACGGCAGCGTGAGCGCTTTACTATATGCCATCATTAAGGAAAACAGTACCAGCAAGGCCAACGATTGGATAACCCAGCGCCTGCAGGTAACACAGGAAACAGGAGCACTGCAACAGTTTAATCTGACTTTTACGGCTATTCCACGTTTTACAGGCAAAAATATCATTCGTGTTACGGAAGAAGAGCTGGCTATACTGGAAGCGGCGATACCAGGATTTACCGTTTACGGCTGGACGTTAGATGCGCTGACCAGGGCCTGGTGGTTATTGCAATTGCCTGTAACCAGCCAGCAGGCGTACGAACAGGCGATTGAAGGATTATTCAATGCGGCCGAAATGAATGAGCTGGTAGCATTGTATAATGCACTGCCATTACTGGCCTGGCCGGAAATGTGGCAACTCCGTACGGCGGAAGGGATCCGTTCCAACATCGGGATAGTATTGAGTGCCATCATGCTGCATAACCCTTACCCGGCCAAATACCTGGAAGAACCTGCATGGAATCAGCTGATTATGAAAGCATTCTTTACAGACAAGCCGGTACAGTTTATCATCGGATTAGATGCCCGCGCCAACGTTACGCTGGCGAATATACTTTTTGACTTCGCACACGAACGCCAGGCCGCCGGACGACCGGTAAATCCAATGCAGTGGCGCCTGATAGCTCCCTTTATCAATGCAGATAATTTTCCGGATATAGAACGTTTGTGGCATTCGGAAAATAATATTGAAAAAGAAGCGGCCGCCCTGGTATGTGCTAAAAGCAATTATCCGCCTGCCCAGGCATTATTGCAGCAGGCTACCGTATTACGCGACGAAATTGCCGCCGGAAAGCTCAGCTGGGATACCATCGCCGGTAGAATGGCGGCGGCTGTGCCGGTTAGCTAA
- a CDS encoding SusC/RagA family TonB-linked outer membrane protein: MKTKMYLAHLMCCCALLLLIPFSQALAQSKISGKVTDEASGNPIPGATIAIKGTAKGTAADPSGNYSLQAPKGSILVFSFVGYATLEIQVGDASEINAVMKEKVGSLEEVVVTGYASQRKKDLTGAVAVVNIQQLTTQPTAQISNQLQGRVSGVTVLGSGQPGQEPQVRVRGINSFGNNDPLYVIDGVPTQNILTVNPNDVESMQVLKDAGAASIYGARAANGVIIITTKKGKGKVKVNYDAYYGTQRVKGGNVFDLLNSQEMADLKWMALKNTNPNVVYKDGLYGSGATPVLPDYIAPGGLKEGDPLVNPSLYKVNPNYTNAAELDGFYRITKANKQGTDWFHEIFGAAPITSQNISVGGSTDQANYYMSFNYFNQQGTLMNTYMKRYTLRVNTQFNAGEHIRLGQNLEYSIIDNPRIDPLTEGSAIGMSFREQPIIPVRDIMGNFAGSFSTNEAQLGNARNPVAIMDRTRNNRGNGNRLLGNVFAEVDFLKHFTVRTSFGGEIFSASTHSFAYPEYENSENNKVNAYTETSAYGYNWTWTNTLTFQQIFNSIHNLKVLVGTEAYDNKGRNLQGTTQGYFTFDPNFTTLTTGTGTPTNGSARYSDGLFSLIGRVDYSLMDKYLIGAVIRRDGSSKFGANNRYGWFPAVSAGWRLSEEGFLKGSNWITDLKIRGGYGIMGSQLNVGAANQFTAFGPNRGSSFYDLRGTSNTLLTGYTQSYIGNPDAKWENNINTNIGLDATLFKGKLEISADYYRKDITDLIYKPEVVATLGRATAPDVNIAQMKNSGLDLLVVGNVNLGKDLTLIATGTLTTYKNEIVKVSDDAPYFDQEGRRFNGSTLIRNAVGHSISSFYGYQIVGFWNSQAEIDAANKGAQTATGDPTAEYQAQAGEGRFRYADTDGNGQITANDRTFLGSANPKFTYGLNLELKYKNFDFSAFFYGTQGNKIWNNVKWWTDFYSSFAGAKSKTALYNSWTKDNHNAVAPIQENEGNFSSNSVPNSYFVENGSYLRAKTMVLGYTLPKETLSRIGIEKFRVYIQASNLFTITKYSGLDPEVTNSSATGYSSTAFGVDEGAYPNVRQYLIGVNVSF; this comes from the coding sequence ATGAAAACAAAAATGTACCTCGCACATTTGATGTGCTGTTGTGCCTTGCTATTGCTGATTCCGTTCAGCCAAGCACTGGCACAGAGTAAGATTTCCGGGAAAGTGACCGACGAAGCTTCGGGCAATCCTATTCCCGGCGCAACGATAGCCATTAAGGGAACCGCAAAAGGCACAGCTGCGGATCCATCGGGCAATTATTCCTTACAGGCTCCCAAAGGAAGCATCCTGGTTTTTTCTTTCGTAGGATATGCTACATTGGAAATCCAGGTGGGAGATGCCAGTGAGATCAATGCCGTAATGAAAGAAAAAGTGGGATCACTGGAAGAAGTAGTAGTAACGGGTTATGCCAGCCAACGTAAGAAAGACCTTACCGGTGCAGTGGCGGTGGTAAATATTCAACAGCTTACCACACAGCCTACTGCACAGATCAGTAACCAGCTGCAGGGCCGGGTATCGGGGGTAACGGTACTGGGCTCCGGACAGCCAGGACAAGAACCACAGGTACGTGTACGCGGTATTAACTCATTTGGTAATAATGATCCGCTATACGTAATTGATGGGGTGCCTACGCAGAACATTCTCACCGTAAACCCTAATGATGTGGAATCTATGCAGGTATTGAAAGATGCTGGTGCGGCTTCCATCTATGGTGCGCGTGCAGCCAATGGCGTGATCATCATTACCACCAAAAAAGGGAAGGGTAAGGTAAAGGTGAACTATGATGCGTATTATGGTACACAACGGGTGAAAGGCGGTAATGTATTTGATCTCCTGAACTCACAGGAAATGGCCGACCTGAAGTGGATGGCGCTGAAAAATACCAATCCCAATGTAGTGTATAAAGATGGGCTGTATGGTTCTGGTGCTACACCTGTACTGCCGGACTATATCGCGCCGGGTGGATTGAAAGAAGGCGATCCGCTGGTAAATCCTTCGCTGTATAAAGTGAATCCTAACTATACCAATGCCGCAGAACTGGATGGTTTTTACAGGATCACCAAAGCCAATAAACAGGGTACCGACTGGTTCCATGAAATATTTGGGGCTGCTCCTATCACCAGCCAGAATATTTCTGTGGGTGGTAGCACCGATCAGGCGAATTACTACATGTCATTCAACTATTTTAACCAGCAAGGTACCCTGATGAATACCTATATGAAAAGGTATACATTGCGTGTCAATACCCAGTTTAATGCAGGTGAACACATCCGCCTGGGGCAGAACCTGGAGTACTCTATTATAGATAACCCACGTATCGATCCGCTTACAGAAGGTAGTGCAATCGGGATGTCATTCCGTGAGCAACCTATTATTCCCGTGCGTGATATCATGGGCAATTTTGCAGGGTCATTCAGTACCAATGAGGCCCAATTGGGGAACGCCCGTAATCCCGTGGCTATCATGGACCGTACCCGCAACAACAGAGGGAATGGTAACCGCCTGTTAGGTAATGTATTTGCAGAAGTAGATTTTCTGAAACACTTTACAGTACGTACCAGCTTTGGTGGTGAAATATTTTCTGCCAGCACCCACTCATTTGCTTATCCGGAATATGAAAATTCAGAAAATAATAAAGTAAATGCCTATACGGAAACATCCGCCTATGGGTATAACTGGACATGGACCAACACCCTTACTTTTCAGCAGATCTTTAACAGCATCCATAACCTGAAAGTATTGGTAGGTACAGAGGCTTATGATAATAAAGGCCGTAATCTGCAGGGTACTACCCAGGGGTATTTTACTTTTGATCCCAACTTTACCACGCTGACTACCGGTACAGGAACACCTACTAACGGAAGTGCCAGGTATTCTGATGGACTGTTTTCCCTGATTGGCCGGGTGGACTATTCACTGATGGATAAATACCTGATAGGCGCGGTAATACGCCGGGATGGTTCTTCCAAGTTCGGTGCAAATAACCGGTACGGCTGGTTCCCGGCAGTAAGTGCTGGATGGCGCTTATCTGAAGAAGGTTTCCTGAAAGGATCCAACTGGATCACCGATTTGAAAATCCGTGGTGGTTATGGTATTATGGGTAGTCAGCTGAATGTGGGCGCTGCTAATCAGTTTACCGCTTTCGGCCCTAACAGGGGGTCTTCTTTCTACGACCTTCGCGGTACTTCCAATACACTGCTCACAGGATACACCCAAAGTTATATCGGCAACCCGGACGCAAAATGGGAAAACAATATCAATACGAATATAGGTCTGGATGCAACCCTGTTTAAAGGTAAACTGGAAATATCTGCGGATTACTACCGGAAAGATATCACGGACCTGATCTATAAACCTGAAGTAGTAGCTACCTTAGGCCGTGCTACTGCGCCGGATGTAAATATCGCGCAAATGAAAAACAGCGGGCTGGATCTGCTCGTGGTAGGTAATGTAAACCTGGGTAAAGATCTGACACTGATAGCTACCGGTACACTCACGACTTATAAAAATGAAATTGTAAAAGTATCTGATGATGCGCCTTATTTTGATCAGGAAGGACGCCGTTTTAATGGTAGTACACTGATCCGTAATGCCGTAGGACATTCCATTTCTTCTTTCTACGGATACCAGATTGTAGGCTTCTGGAACAGCCAGGCCGAAATAGATGCTGCTAATAAAGGCGCACAGACGGCTACCGGCGACCCTACTGCAGAATACCAGGCACAGGCAGGAGAAGGCCGTTTCCGTTATGCAGATACAGATGGCAACGGACAGATCACTGCCAACGACAGAACTTTCCTGGGTAGTGCCAATCCTAAATTTACTTATGGCCTGAACCTGGAACTGAAATACAAAAACTTTGATTTCAGTGCCTTCTTTTATGGTACACAGGGTAACAAGATCTGGAATAACGTGAAATGGTGGACAGATTTCTATTCCTCATTTGCAGGGGCAAAAAGCAAAACCGCCCTGTATAATTCCTGGACAAAAGATAACCATAACGCAGTTGCACCTATTCAGGAAAACGAAGGTAACTTCAGCAGCAACTCCGTACCTAATTCTTACTTCGTGGAAAATGGCTCCTATCTGCGTGCAAAAACGATGGTGCTGGGATATACCCTGCCCAAAGAAACCCTGTCAAGGATAGGTATTGAAAAATTCCGAGTGTACATACAGGCATCCAACTTGTTCACCATTACCAAATATTCCGGTCTTGATCCGGAAGTAACCAACTCTAGTGCTACCGGTTACAGCTCTACCGCTTTTGGGGTAGATGAAGGGGCCTATCCTAATGTACGCCAGTATCTGATAGGGGTGAATGTATCGTTCTGA